From Calothrix sp. PCC 6303, a single genomic window includes:
- a CDS encoding ABC transporter ATP-binding protein, translating to MQLNTQQHSQIETRNLTLGYDNTTIVKNLDLTIQKGKITVLVGANGCGKSTLLRGLARLLKPSKGTVYLNAKDVFKLSTKDVAQKLGILTQGPVPPEGLTVRDLVVCGRFPYQSWLQQWTKEDERLVDVALEITRMKELAERELDTLSGGQRQRAWIAMSLAQDTEILLLDEPTTFLDLAHQIEVLDLLWELNQNQGRTLVMVLHDLNQACRYADYLVAVKEGQVFATGEPELVMTEEMVKEVFGLECRVFPDPVSGTPMCVPIGRKGRA from the coding sequence ATGCAATTAAATACTCAACAACACTCTCAAATCGAAACCCGTAATCTCACTTTAGGATATGATAATACAACGATAGTTAAAAATTTAGATTTAACTATTCAAAAAGGAAAAATTACTGTTTTAGTTGGTGCGAATGGTTGTGGAAAATCAACTTTGTTGCGAGGGTTAGCAAGGTTACTTAAACCCAGCAAAGGAACTGTTTATTTAAATGCTAAAGATGTATTCAAACTATCGACAAAGGATGTCGCTCAAAAATTAGGAATCCTCACCCAGGGACCTGTTCCCCCAGAAGGATTAACTGTCAGAGATTTAGTCGTTTGTGGACGTTTTCCTTATCAAAGTTGGTTGCAACAGTGGACAAAAGAAGATGAAAGATTGGTCGATGTTGCATTAGAAATTACTCGGATGAAAGAACTTGCAGAAAGAGAATTAGACACTCTTTCTGGTGGACAGCGACAACGTGCTTGGATTGCGATGTCCTTAGCGCAGGATACTGAGATTTTACTACTAGATGAACCCACAACTTTTTTAGATTTAGCACATCAAATTGAGGTGTTAGATTTATTGTGGGAATTAAATCAAAATCAGGGACGAACCTTGGTGATGGTGTTGCATGATTTAAACCAAGCTTGTCGCTATGCTGACTATTTAGTTGCAGTCAAAGAAGGTCAAGTTTTTGCGACTGGGGAACCTGAATTGGTGATGACGGAAGAAATGGTAAAAGAAGTTTTTGGGTTGGAATGTCGAGTTTTCCCCGATCCAGTTTCTGGGACACCGATGTGTGTTCCTATTGGTAGGAAGGGAAGAGCTTGA
- a CDS encoding FecCD family ABC transporter permease, with amino-acid sequence MKNNTIIFRSKFLPISFRLHRRIPSVLLVILIITFTTFIISTSIGEYPTPPLIVLQTLLGIDKGNPDYNFVINTLRLPRTLTACLVGIAMGISGVIMQGLTINPLADPGIIGINAGASLAAVSVIILLPNLPAGILPLSAFLGALIASLLIYIFAWDSGTHPVRLILIGVGISAVAGACISFLITFGQIYEVNQALVWLAGSVYGRTWEQLFAFLPWLIVFVPLALIKASELNTLNLGDEIAQGLGSRIEWQRGLLLVISAALSGAAVATAGTIGFVGLIAPHIARQLVGGNHQGLIPVAGIIGAMMVAISDLLGRVIFAPIEIPCGIVTAVIGAPYFLYLLVQTRKK; translated from the coding sequence GTGAAGAATAATACTATTATTTTCCGCTCTAAATTTTTGCCCATATCTTTTCGTCTTCACCGACGAATTCCATCAGTTTTACTGGTAATTTTAATTATTACCTTTACAACATTTATAATCAGTACCTCCATTGGTGAATATCCCACTCCACCGCTTATTGTTTTACAAACATTATTAGGAATCGATAAGGGAAATCCTGATTATAATTTTGTGATTAATACCCTCAGATTACCAAGAACTTTAACAGCTTGTTTGGTGGGTATTGCTATGGGAATTTCCGGTGTAATTATGCAAGGTTTAACTATAAATCCTCTCGCAGACCCTGGAATTATTGGGATTAATGCGGGTGCAAGTTTAGCCGCAGTTAGCGTAATTATCTTACTTCCTAATCTACCCGCCGGAATTTTACCACTATCAGCTTTTCTTGGTGCTTTAATAGCTTCTTTATTAATTTATATTTTTGCCTGGGATAGTGGAACCCACCCCGTGAGATTAATTTTAATTGGTGTGGGAATTTCCGCCGTTGCTGGTGCTTGTATTAGCTTTTTGATAACGTTTGGACAAATTTATGAAGTGAATCAAGCATTAGTTTGGTTAGCGGGAAGTGTGTATGGAAGGACTTGGGAACAACTTTTTGCTTTTCTACCTTGGTTGATTGTATTTGTTCCCTTAGCTTTAATCAAAGCTAGCGAATTAAATACTTTAAATTTAGGAGATGAAATCGCCCAAGGATTAGGTAGTAGGATTGAATGGCAACGCGGTTTATTATTAGTAATTAGTGCTGCATTGTCGGGTGCGGCAGTTGCAACTGCGGGAACAATTGGTTTTGTGGGGTTAATTGCACCTCATATTGCCCGTCAATTAGTCGGAGGAAATCATCAAGGTTTGATACCAGTCGCAGGGATTATAGGAGCAATGATGGTGGCTATTTCGGATTTATTAGGAAGGGTTATATTTGCACCTATAGAGATTCCCTGTGGAATTGTTACTGCTGTGATTGGTGCGCCATATTTTCTATATTTACTAGTTCAAACTAGGAAAAAATAA
- a CDS encoding FecCD family ABC transporter permease has product MLNGTSPLPKDSKQVRLFIIGLVVALLILLTSLIFSVTLGAAKIPLDAILQSFLSFDASREHLIIRTVRLPRSLLAMVVGASISVAGALMQGVTRNPLADPGILGVSSGAAFSVVMAIFLLGASTQGVYIWYAFLGAGITAFSVYFLASLGRGGATPLNLTIAGAAISSLLASLTSGVLIVSQRTLEEIKFWLAGSLAGTDTSIILQVLPYVCIGMILALAISRQVTILSLGEDIAKGLGQQTTWVKIAAVICVLLLDGSAVAVAGAIGFLGLVVPHIVRFVVGVDYRWIIPYSALFGAILLLVADILGRLVIQPQEVPVGIMTALIGAPFFVYLAKTKVKK; this is encoded by the coding sequence ATGCTAAATGGGACTTCGCCACTACCGAAAGACTCTAAACAGGTAAGATTATTTATAATCGGTTTAGTTGTAGCCTTGCTTATACTACTTACTAGCCTAATTTTTAGTGTTACTCTGGGTGCTGCAAAAATTCCTCTAGACGCGATTTTGCAATCATTTCTGTCTTTTGATGCTTCCAGAGAACATTTAATCATTCGTACCGTCAGATTACCGCGATCGCTACTTGCAATGGTAGTAGGTGCATCAATATCGGTTGCAGGTGCGTTAATGCAAGGTGTAACTCGCAATCCATTAGCTGACCCCGGTATATTAGGAGTAAGTTCCGGTGCAGCTTTTTCCGTCGTCATGGCTATTTTTCTCCTCGGTGCATCCACCCAGGGCGTTTACATTTGGTATGCGTTTCTGGGTGCTGGAATCACAGCTTTCAGCGTTTATTTTCTTGCCTCTTTAGGACGTGGTGGCGCTACACCGTTAAATCTCACCATTGCAGGCGCAGCAATTAGCAGCTTGCTTGCTTCATTGACTTCTGGAGTATTAATCGTCAGTCAACGCACTTTAGAAGAAATTAAGTTTTGGTTAGCTGGTTCTTTAGCAGGTACAGATACAAGTATTATTCTCCAAGTTTTACCCTATGTTTGTATCGGCATGATTTTGGCTTTAGCAATCTCCCGACAAGTAACTATCTTGAGTTTGGGTGAAGATATTGCTAAAGGTTTGGGACAACAAACCACATGGGTGAAAATTGCGGCGGTGATATGTGTTTTGCTGTTAGATGGTAGTGCAGTAGCAGTTGCTGGCGCGATCGGATTTCTTGGTTTAGTGGTTCCCCATATTGTTAGATTTGTGGTGGGGGTCGATTACCGTTGGATTATTCCCTATAGTGCATTATTTGGAGCCATATTACTCTTAGTTGCGGATATTTTAGGTCGATTAGTAATTCAACCCCAAGAAGTTCCTGTGGGGATTATGACAGCTTTAATCGGTGCGCCTTTCTTCGTTTATTTAGCTAAAACCAAGGTGAAAAAGTAA
- a CDS encoding DUF6876 family protein — MKTAQQIIAQLNQFTGSTTLYKHWLGLKYTDGIKYLADEASCYWLLDAIFSHQQYLRQSKRMKRKR, encoded by the coding sequence ATGAAAACGGCACAACAAATAATAGCGCAACTCAATCAATTTACTGGTTCAACTACTCTCTACAAACACTGGCTAGGCTTGAAATATACAGACGGAATCAAATACTTAGCCGACGAAGCAAGCTGCTATTGGCTCTTGGATGCAATTTTCTCTCATCAACAATACCTTCGCCAAAGTAAGAGGATGAAGAGGAAGAGGTAG
- a CDS encoding IS4 family transposase, with product MFDILSLLQCFLPQINATTMKQLNQIILAMLAMSGRVTMLGISRWTGSGGSYRTMLRFFHTVIPWATLFWLFFRKHLFRANEVYLLAGDEVVVSKSGKKTYGLDRFFSSLVSKPISGLSFFTLSLVSVEQRHSFPIQIEQVIKNDIEKSSVSPRPEIKAKEKRGRGRPKGSKNKNKTEVILTSELLRIKKMINELVKLVANFIPLTYLVLDGHFGNNNALQMARQVNLHIISKLRHDSALYIPYQNPDPNHRSRRKYGDKLDWRNISDEYLRQSSIEEDIQTDSYQATLLHKEFAQSLNVVILVKTNLKTNARSHVILFSSDLKLSSEKIIDYYKLRFQIEFNFRDAKQFWGLEDFMNIGQTAVTNAANLAFFMVNLSHHLLADFRILNPDSGIIDLKAHYRGFRYVHEILKMLPEIPEPILLTRIFAKLTSLGRIHHVSTGVESS from the coding sequence ATGTTTGACATTTTATCATTGTTACAGTGCTTCCTGCCGCAGATAAATGCTACAACGATGAAGCAATTGAACCAAATAATCTTGGCAATGTTAGCGATGAGCGGGCGAGTCACTATGTTGGGAATTTCTCGTTGGACAGGTAGTGGTGGTAGTTATCGGACGATGTTGAGATTTTTTCATACGGTAATCCCTTGGGCGACATTGTTTTGGCTATTTTTCCGCAAGCATTTGTTCCGTGCAAATGAGGTTTATTTGCTTGCAGGAGATGAAGTTGTAGTAAGTAAATCTGGGAAAAAAACTTATGGGTTGGATAGATTCTTTTCCAGCCTAGTAAGTAAGCCAATATCAGGGCTATCTTTCTTTACATTATCATTAGTAAGTGTTGAACAAAGGCACTCATTTCCGATTCAAATAGAACAGGTAATAAAGAACGATATAGAAAAAAGTAGTGTATCGCCAAGACCAGAAATAAAAGCCAAAGAAAAACGTGGACGTGGACGACCAAAAGGGAGTAAAAATAAAAACAAGACCGAAGTAATTCTCACATCTGAATTACTCAGAATTAAGAAGATGATTAATGAGCTAGTCAAGCTGGTAGCTAACTTTATCCCACTGACTTACTTAGTCTTAGATGGTCATTTTGGAAACAATAATGCTTTGCAGATGGCTCGACAGGTCAACTTACATATAATTTCCAAGTTACGCCACGATTCAGCATTATACATACCTTACCAAAATCCTGACCCTAATCATCGTTCACGCCGTAAATACGGAGATAAACTAGACTGGCGTAATATTTCTGATGAATATTTGCGTCAAAGTAGTATCGAAGAGGATATCCAAACCGATAGTTACCAAGCTACTTTACTGCACAAAGAATTTGCCCAGTCCCTGAATGTAGTTATTTTGGTGAAAACAAATCTGAAAACTAATGCTCGCAGTCACGTAATTCTGTTTTCTAGTGACCTAAAGTTGTCATCTGAGAAAATAATTGACTACTACAAACTACGCTTTCAGATCGAGTTTAACTTCCGTGATGCCAAGCAATTTTGGGGATTGGAAGACTTTATGAACATCGGTCAAACTGCGGTGACTAATGCTGCTAATCTAGCATTCTTTATGGTTAATTTATCTCATCATCTTCTCGCTGATTTCCGCATCCTGAATCCTGACTCCGGCATTATTGATCTTAAGGCTCATTATCGTGGCTTTCGATATGTCCATGAGATCTTAAAAATGCTTCCAGAAATCCCTGAGCCTATTTTATTAACCCGGATTTTTGCCAAGCTTACTTCTTTAGGGCGTATTCATCACGTTTCTACGGGCGTTGAATCCTCTTAA
- a CDS encoding ISL3 family transposase — protein MKFSVEQILNLPGIKVLNCQDIEGLGLIIEIQVDSKSSKCPRCGKASHSIHQHHWRNIKDLPWSNQQVILRIDRRQFRCKNCQKLFSEDLDFVDKQRGYTKRFAIEIVKQVLDSNIRSVAERNDLSESEIQSMLDSLESDISFETSEIKRLGIDEISLIKGQGNYLGVLVDLDRRKPIDIVESRRQSEMTQALQSMGNEVLEQIEEVSIDLWKPYKSLVKELMPNAEVTIDRFHVMKQVNDELDAARKQQKKEANSLKNKLDRDRILAGLLKSKYSLLKNEDSLNETQKEKLKAVQNVSPTLSKMHELKEKFRNIFNTAESWGDGVLKLLDWMYDSSLYFPKTIRTIFRWFGDIVGYFEQRTTSGTVEGINNKLKLVKRLGYGFRNFANFRLRCLLSWHFSVKFP, from the coding sequence ATGAAGTTTTCCGTAGAGCAAATTCTGAATTTACCAGGGATAAAAGTATTAAATTGTCAAGATATTGAAGGCTTAGGATTAATCATAGAAATACAAGTTGACTCCAAATCTTCTAAATGTCCAAGATGTGGTAAAGCTAGTCATAGTATACATCAGCATCATTGGCGTAATATTAAAGACTTGCCATGGAGTAATCAGCAAGTAATATTAAGAATTGATCGTCGTCAATTTAGGTGCAAAAATTGTCAAAAATTATTTAGTGAGGATTTAGATTTTGTCGATAAACAACGAGGATATACTAAAAGATTTGCAATAGAAATAGTGAAACAAGTGTTAGACAGTAACATTCGTAGTGTTGCAGAGAGAAATGATTTAAGTGAATCAGAAATTCAATCGATGCTAGATTCTTTAGAATCAGATATCAGTTTTGAGACAAGTGAAATAAAGCGTCTAGGTATAGATGAAATTTCTTTAATTAAAGGTCAAGGTAATTATTTAGGAGTATTGGTAGATTTAGACAGAAGAAAACCAATTGATATTGTTGAGTCACGTCGTCAATCAGAAATGACTCAAGCTTTGCAGAGTATGGGCAATGAGGTTTTAGAGCAAATTGAAGAAGTTAGTATAGACTTGTGGAAACCATATAAAAGTTTAGTCAAAGAGTTGATGCCAAATGCAGAAGTAACTATTGATAGATTTCATGTAATGAAACAGGTAAATGATGAATTAGATGCAGCGCGTAAACAGCAAAAAAAAGAAGCAAATTCCCTCAAGAATAAATTAGATAGAGATCGAATATTGGCGGGATTATTAAAAAGTAAATATAGCTTGTTGAAAAACGAAGATTCTTTAAATGAGACTCAAAAAGAAAAGCTAAAAGCAGTTCAAAATGTATCTCCAACTCTATCAAAAATGCACGAGTTAAAAGAGAAATTCAGAAATATATTTAACACTGCTGAATCATGGGGCGATGGGGTACTAAAATTATTAGATTGGATGTATGATTCGAGTTTATACTTTCCGAAAACTATTAGAACAATTTTTAGATGGTTTGGAGATATAGTTGGTTATTTTGAACAAAGAACAACTAGTGGCACTGTAGAAGGAATTAATAATAAGTTGAAGCTAGTCAAAAGATTAGGATATGGTTTCCGTAATTTCGCAAATTTTAGATTACGCTGCTTATTATCTTGGCACTTTAGTGTTAAATTTCCATAA